In Zingiber officinale cultivar Zhangliang chromosome 1A, Zo_v1.1, whole genome shotgun sequence, a genomic segment contains:
- the LOC121998021 gene encoding glycerol-3-phosphate acyltransferase 1-like: MRIMAFVTFCGLRTGDLRLIARTVLPKIFLENLHLHACEVLKGRRAVVLTTLPRLMVEGFLKEYLEVGEVVGAELQVVKGCYFTGVISWPDKQRALRDMVKAGAAIVNLSNVHHHQLSAKEIYVVREEESRSESSKMPRNKYPKPLVFHDGRLAFLPTPCEMMAFFMWIPVAIPLAVFRIMMGIVFPYKISIFIAAVIGIRFRRAGDGKANGEKKGVVYVCTHRTLLDPVMLCSALERTVPAVTYSLSRVSEALAPMRTVRLTRDRGRDAATMRRLLAVEGGLAVCPEGTTCREPYLLRFSPLFVEVAEEVVPVALDARVGMLYATKAFSSQPNGGCHL; encoded by the exons ATGAGGATCATGGCCTTCGTGACCTTCTGCGGGCTGAGGACGGGGGACCTGAGGCTGATCGCTAGGACTGTGCTGCCGAAAATTTTCTTGGAGAACCTCCATCTGCATGCATGCGAGGTGCTGAAAGGGAGGCGAGCTGTTGTGCTCACCACCTTGCCGAGGCTCATGGTGGAGGGATTCTTGAAGGAGTACTTAGAGGTGGGGGAGGTGGTGGGGGCGGAGCTGCAGGTGGTGAAGGGCTGCTACTTCACGGGGGTCATCTCTTGGCCTGACAAACAGAGAGCTCTCAGGGACATGGTCAAGGCCGGTGCGGCCATTGTGAACCTCTCCAATGTCCACCACCACCAACTCTCGGCCAAG gaAATTTATGTCGTGAGAGAGGAGGAATCAAGGAGTGAGAGCAGCAAAATGCCGAGAAACAAGTACCCGAAGCCACTTGTGTTCCATGACGGAAGACTGGCTTTTCTCCCGACGCCATGCGAGATGATGGCGTTCTTCATGTGGATACCCGTGGCAATCCCTTTGGCCGTGTTTAGGATCATGATGGGGATCGTTTTCCCTTATAAAATATCCATCTTCATCGCCGCCGTCATCGGAATCCGATTCCGGAGGGCCGGAGATGGGAAAGCGAACGGGGAGAAGAAGGGGGTGGTGTACGTGTGCACGCACCGGACGCTGTTGGACCCGGTGATGCTGTGCTCGGCGCTAGAGAGGACGGTGCCGGCCGTGACGTACAGCCTGAGCCGGGTGTCGGAGGCGTTGGCGCCGATGCGGACTGTGCGGCTGACCCGGGACAGGGGACGAGACGCGGCGACGATGCGGCGGCTGCTGGCGGTGGAGGGGGGCCTGGCGGTGTGCCCGGAGGGGACGACATGCCGGGAGCCGTACCTGCTGCGGTTCAGCCCGCTGTTCGTGGAGGTGGCGGAGGAGGTGGTACCGGTGGCTCTGGACGCGCGGGTGGGAATGCTGTACGCTACCAAGGCCTtctcttctcaaccaaatggagga tgccacCTCTAG